In the Solanum pennellii chromosome 5, SPENNV200 genome, one interval contains:
- the LOC107019480 gene encoding uncharacterized protein LOC107019480, translating into MENKSTMTNNPQEQTIYQEKGTQTEPETIEEILKAITTLSMKVDSMGKELQNLKANSQQHDYKYAELRRSEDAKNPELEGDVGKLPKTHNINITSIAGTSTTAMEKTTSKNTNLNSLFTKPFIPKAHIVDTPAPQTSTYAASLHKEKKIYNHISQTYIENLYKIQNFLNLKPKSTTTTEKTQDYLTQKFQGYNKLIAQPKTNPNLVKTCYSYGLLNTVYTYDGTEISGIPEIHKAFLIYKRITKGNLFFIKFYTAPAEILYDEIKPIIQIVKIGLTREMIIPEDIGQQPEIPKIEIPSFYANKRIIGLSTIIQELANNYLQGNAIWSYYSRDHLMIYANSREIRQTDMEEVQKWILSLLKPEATPTTRALKQGFISEELMTRYCKLIGHKYPDHICSKCNQGDDIIPDVQLE; encoded by the exons atggaAAACAAATCAACTATGACAAACAATCCACAAGAACAG ACTATTTATCAAGAAAAAGGAACTCAAACTGAACCAGAGACAATAGAAGAAATACTCAAAGCTATTACTACACTTTCTATGAAGGTGGATAGTATGGGAAAAGAGTTACAAAATTTGAAAGCTaatagtcagcagcatgactataaATATGCGGAGCTACGTCGATCGGAAGACGCTAAAAATCCAGAGCTAGAAGGAGACGTTGGGAAACTCCCTAAAACCCATAACATTAACATTACTAGTATTGCAGGTACAAGTACAACAGCTATGGAAAAAACTACATCAAAAAATACAAACTTAAACAGCTTGTTTACAAAACCATTTATTCCAAAAGCACATATAGTAGATACCCCAGCACCGCAAACATCCACATATGCAGCCAGCCtacacaaagaaaagaaaatatataaccaTATATCCCAAACTTACATTGAAAACCTATACAAAATCCAAAACTTTTTAAATCTTAAACCCAAATCTACCACAACCACAGAAAAAACCCAGGATTATTTAACCCAAAAATTTCAAGGCTATAATAAGTTAATCGCACAACCTAAAACCAATCCAAACCTAGTTAAAACTTGTTACAGTTATGGATTACTTAATACCGTATATACATATGATGGTACAGAGATAAGTGGAATCCCGGAGATACACAAAGCCTTTTtgatatataaaagaattacaaaaggaaatttattttttataaaattttatacagCACCAGCTGAGATACTTTATGATGAGATAAAACCAATAATCCAGATAGTGAAAATTGGATTAACGCGAGAAATGATAATACCGGAAGACATAGGGCAACAGCCAGAGATACCAAAAATCGAGATACCCAGtttttatgcaaataaaagaataattggaTTATCAACTATCATACAAGAATTAGCTAACAATTATCTACAAGGAAATGCTATATGGAGTTATTATTCAAGAGATCACTTAATGATATATGCCAATTCAAGAGAGATAAGACAAACAGATATGGAGGAAGTCCAGAAATGgattttatctttattaaaaCCAGAAGCTACTCCAACAACTAGAGCACTAAAACAAGGATTCATCTCCGAAGAACTCATGACAAGATATTGCAAGCTAATTGGACACAAATATCCAGACCATATATGTTCCAAGTGCAACCAAGGTGATGACATAATCCCAGACGTACAACTGGAGTAA